One Thiocapsa sp. genomic window carries:
- a CDS encoding helix-turn-helix transcriptional regulator: MNSTIGGNLRHLRKRSGRTQAEVAKRAGTSQAWICRLETGDANPTLASLRRIARALDVQVVDLLQRRPEQARPT, translated from the coding sequence ATGAACAGCACCATCGGAGGAAACCTCCGTCACCTGCGCAAGCGATCCGGTCGGACCCAAGCCGAGGTGGCCAAGCGCGCCGGCACCTCGCAAGCCTGGATCTGCCGCCTCGAGACCGGCGACGCCAACCCGACCCTCGCCAGCCTGCGCCGCATCGCCCGCGCTCTGGATGTCCAGGTCGTGGATCTGCTGCAACGCCGCCCCGAGCAGGCGCGCCCGACATGA
- a CDS encoding DnaT-like ssDNA-binding domain-containing protein — MSEPSVLHGDDASAAERPGIRGGGRTPIPPDWQPSQRVFDWAAKHGMTRTWAAAQVDEFVVYWTDTGTQRDSWDATFINRLRTLQASDATRQDHEPEPRLADKDYSVGATPLDQIPWLIPDPLG; from the coding sequence GTGAGTGAGCCGTCAGTGCTGCACGGCGACGACGCTTCCGCAGCGGAACGCCCCGGCATCCGCGGGGGAGGGCGCACACCCATCCCGCCCGACTGGCAGCCCAGCCAACGGGTCTTCGACTGGGCCGCCAAGCACGGCATGACCCGCACCTGGGCCGCGGCTCAGGTCGACGAGTTCGTCGTCTACTGGACGGACACCGGCACACAACGCGACAGCTGGGACGCGACCTTCATCAACCGACTGCGGACCCTGCAGGCAAGCGACGCGACGAGGCAAGACCATGAGCCGGAGCCAAGATTGGCCGACAAGGATTACAGCGTCGGGGCCACCCCCCTCGATCAGATCCCTTGGCTCATCCCCGATCCTCTCGGCTGA
- a CDS encoding ATP-binding protein — MSRSQDWPTRITASGPPPSIRSLGSSPILSAEDLAAVGRAEVNQLAAERLRAAQAHLERAVGSCGIPRRFLDRTFDGYVAHTRAQREALAVCRGYAQRFEALRQRGSSLLLVGGPGTGKTHLACAILTEVIRTGRTGLLMSISGALRMLRDAYSPVAKRSEIESFALLTTPDLLVLDEVGVAIGTDTKRRAMLFDVLNARYGEMRPTILIGNLTAAEMETYLGERIMDRLLETGSPIVSFTWPSYRRSGGRS; from the coding sequence ATGAGCCGGAGCCAAGATTGGCCGACAAGGATTACAGCGTCGGGGCCACCCCCCTCGATCAGATCCCTTGGCTCATCCCCGATCCTCTCGGCTGAGGATCTGGCCGCGGTCGGGCGAGCCGAGGTCAACCAACTCGCCGCCGAGCGGCTCCGAGCGGCCCAGGCACACCTCGAGCGGGCCGTCGGGAGCTGTGGGATTCCGCGCCGCTTCCTGGACCGGACCTTCGACGGCTACGTGGCGCACACCCGGGCACAGCGAGAGGCCCTGGCGGTGTGCCGCGGCTACGCACAGCGCTTCGAGGCGCTCAGACAGCGGGGCAGCTCGCTGCTGCTGGTCGGCGGCCCCGGGACCGGCAAGACCCATCTCGCCTGCGCGATCCTCACCGAGGTGATCCGCACCGGCCGCACGGGGCTCCTGATGTCCATCTCCGGGGCGCTGCGGATGCTGCGCGACGCCTACTCGCCGGTCGCCAAGCGCTCGGAGATCGAGAGCTTCGCCCTGCTCACCACCCCTGACCTGCTCGTGCTCGACGAAGTCGGTGTCGCGATCGGCACCGACACCAAGCGCCGCGCCATGCTCTTCGACGTGCTCAATGCCCGCTACGGGGAGATGCGCCCCACCATTCTGATCGGCAACCTGACCGCCGCCGAGATGGAGACCTACCTCGGAGAGCGCATCATGGACCGGTTGCTGGAGACCGGTTCCCCCATCGTGTCGTTCACCTGGCCGAGTTATCGGCGCAGTGGGGGTCGGAGCTGA
- a CDS encoding LexA family transcriptional regulator, whose protein sequence is MDDVLQPIRRQVRPTWHPDLEPLNPSEELTVELPLLGLVSAGQPVVAVEERETLTVPARLIKRHAADRSFALYVRGDSMTDDGIDTGDLVVVEQRPTAENGETVVARIDGYQVTLKRFYREPEGIRLQPANDAMAPLVFEEGEVEILGVVSGVVRAG, encoded by the coding sequence ATGGACGATGTGTTGCAACCGATCCGTAGACAGGTGCGTCCCACCTGGCACCCCGACTTGGAGCCGCTCAACCCGAGCGAGGAGCTTACCGTCGAGCTGCCGCTGCTCGGCCTGGTCAGCGCCGGTCAGCCGGTGGTCGCGGTCGAGGAGCGCGAGACGCTGACGGTCCCGGCCCGTCTCATAAAGCGGCATGCGGCCGATCGCAGCTTTGCCCTGTACGTGCGCGGCGACTCCATGACCGACGACGGCATCGACACCGGCGATCTGGTGGTCGTGGAGCAACGTCCGACGGCGGAGAACGGCGAGACGGTGGTGGCCCGCATCGACGGCTATCAGGTCACCCTCAAGCGCTTCTATCGCGAGCCCGAGGGGATCCGCCTGCAGCCGGCGAACGACGCCATGGCCCCGTTGGTGTTCGAGGAGGGCGAGGTGGAGATCCTCGGGGTGGTGTCGGGGGTAGTGCGGGCCGGGTGA
- a CDS encoding N-acetylmuramoyl-L-alanine amidase: MLLLMLVLTSPAVYADQAAVEASAAAQVQGVAASCDAGGFAVAIDIGHTPQEPGAISARGVPEYDFNERLARDVEAALHAMGLKRAFIVADRARGRLTLTGRTRIAADAGAQLFLSVHHDSVQPQYLSGWEFDGETRRYSDRFAGFSLFVSEQNPRFTDSLAFGQRLGRELRARGFVPTLHHAEPIPGENRPLLNPELGLYRFDGLAVLRTASMPAVLLEAGIIVNRDEEKRLGSAAHRAVMADAIVAAVLETCAEMEAARH; encoded by the coding sequence TTGTTGTTGCTGATGCTGGTGCTGACGAGCCCGGCTGTCTATGCCGACCAAGCGGCGGTGGAGGCGTCTGCGGCGGCGCAAGTCCAAGGCGTCGCCGCTAGCTGTGATGCCGGGGGCTTTGCCGTCGCCATCGATATAGGCCACACCCCGCAGGAGCCTGGGGCCATCAGCGCCCGCGGCGTGCCGGAGTACGACTTCAACGAGAGGCTTGCCCGCGACGTCGAGGCGGCTCTGCATGCAATGGGCCTAAAACGCGCGTTCATCGTCGCCGACCGCGCCCGCGGACGGCTGACCCTCACCGGCCGCACCCGCATCGCCGCCGACGCCGGGGCGCAGCTCTTTTTGTCCGTGCATCACGACTCGGTGCAGCCGCAATATCTGTCGGGCTGGGAGTTCGACGGCGAGACTCGCCGTTACAGCGACCGCTTCGCCGGCTTTTCACTGTTCGTCTCCGAGCAAAACCCACGCTTCACCGACAGCCTAGCCTTCGGGCAACGGCTGGGCCGCGAGTTGCGGGCGCGGGGGTTTGTGCCGACGCTGCATCACGCGGAGCCTATCCCCGGCGAGAACCGACCGCTGCTGAACCCGGAGCTGGGCCTATACCGATTCGACGGCCTAGCTGTGCTGCGTACGGCAAGCATGCCCGCTGTGCTGCTTGAAGCCGGGATCATCGTCAACCGCGACGAGGAGAAGCGCCTCGGTTCGGCGGCGCATCGTGCGGTCATGGCCGACGCGATCGTCGCGGCGGTCCTCGAAACCTGTGCCGAGATGGAAGCCGCGCGGCATTGA
- a CDS encoding protein kinase: MLDGRYRIGRVLGHGGFGITYLARDENLHLRLAIKEYLPRDCATRAPDGVSLAVYSGPAGEQFAYGLDRFLDEARALARFDQHPGIVTVKSFFRAHGTGYCVMDYVDGLTFKDHLAQQPNGRIPMDAAIKLLTPVMDALRAVHKEGLLHRDLAPDNIYLSRDGRIKLLDFGAARFAAGEHSRSLSIILKPGYAPEEQYRTRGKQGPWTDVYGLAATLYRAITGSVPPEALDRLDQDEIVPPSKLGAVIASTQERVLLKALAVRAGDRYSGIAEFQQALQEPAASWTLTPPGRGQVAQPPPPASAEETSDNDRSAGANPVTFFFGVLSMAIVSIVLMAIFGDWTTSSEAARASAAPAHTEIEESGRAREFEEDRLRLLRERRAAEERAQAAAPARAEAPPVNTYSAPDPALGSVLYPPEYAGLTTPTWCRGAETANERLICGNAGAARADAVMGAVYNDLRVRLSGGSFALIRSEQRDWLKRRNTGCANANAAANAACLQDMTEQRLAELLAEQRALSGG, translated from the coding sequence TTGCTCGACGGCCGCTACCGCATCGGCCGGGTGCTGGGCCACGGCGGCTTCGGCATCACCTATCTGGCCCGGGACGAGAATCTTCATCTGCGCCTGGCGATCAAGGAATACCTGCCGCGCGACTGCGCCACGCGCGCCCCGGACGGGGTCAGTCTGGCGGTCTACTCCGGTCCAGCCGGGGAGCAATTCGCCTACGGGCTGGACCGCTTCCTGGACGAGGCCCGTGCACTCGCCCGGTTCGATCAGCATCCCGGTATCGTGACCGTCAAGAGCTTCTTCCGCGCGCACGGCACCGGCTATTGTGTAATGGACTATGTCGACGGGCTGACGTTCAAGGACCACTTGGCGCAGCAACCGAACGGCCGCATCCCTATGGATGCGGCCATCAAGCTGCTGACGCCGGTGATGGATGCCTTGCGCGCGGTCCACAAGGAAGGTCTGCTGCATCGCGATCTGGCGCCGGACAACATTTACTTGAGCCGCGACGGCCGCATCAAACTGCTCGACTTCGGCGCGGCACGATTCGCCGCCGGCGAGCACAGTCGGAGCCTCTCGATCATTCTCAAACCCGGCTATGCCCCTGAGGAGCAGTACCGAACGCGCGGCAAGCAAGGGCCTTGGACGGATGTCTATGGTCTGGCCGCGACGCTCTACCGCGCGATTACCGGATCCGTTCCGCCCGAGGCGCTCGATCGGCTGGATCAGGATGAGATCGTGCCACCTTCGAAACTCGGCGCGGTCATAGCATCAACTCAGGAAAGGGTACTTTTGAAAGCGCTTGCGGTCAGGGCCGGCGACCGCTACTCCGGCATCGCCGAGTTTCAGCAGGCACTGCAGGAACCGGCAGCGTCATGGACGCTTACGCCCCCCGGCCGCGGTCAGGTAGCACAACCACCTCCACCCGCGTCTGCAGAGGAAACATCAGACAATGATCGATCAGCAGGGGCCAATCCAGTAACGTTCTTCTTTGGGGTCTTGTCGATGGCGATCGTCAGCATCGTGCTGATGGCAATCTTCGGCGATTGGACAACGTCGTCTGAAGCGGCGCGCGCAAGCGCTGCACCAGCACATACCGAGATTGAAGAATCGGGGCGCGCCCGTGAGTTTGAGGAGGACCGCCTGCGCTTGCTGCGCGAGCGGCGTGCGGCGGAAGAGCGGGCACAGGCCGCCGCGCCGGCTCGCGCCGAGGCTCCACCGGTGAATACCTATTCAGCACCCGATCCGGCGCTCGGCTCCGTTCTGTACCCGCCGGAATACGCCGGCCTCACAACGCCCACTTGGTGCCGCGGCGCCGAGACGGCCAACGAGCGGTTGATCTGCGGCAATGCTGGCGCCGCCAGGGCCGACGCCGTTATGGGCGCCGTTTACAATGACCTGCGCGTCCGACTTTCCGGCGGCAGCTTCGCGCTCATCAGGTCCGAGCAGCGGGACTGGCTGAAGCGGCGGAACACGGGTTGCGCCAACGCCAATGCGGCCGCCAATGCGGCGTGCCTGCAGGACATGACGGAGCAACGGCTCGCCGAGTTGCTAGCCGAGCAACGGGCGCTGTCGGGTGGATGA
- a CDS encoding DUF1566 domain-containing protein, whose translation MDTARTSHCPHCFDALPSTPCAHCGWEPGADNPPPSLALGTLLDGRYRIGRVLGHGGFGITYLARDENLQLRLAIKEYLPRDCATRAPDGVSLAIYSGQAGEQFAYGLERFLEEARALARFDQHPGIVTVKSFFRAHGTGYCVMDYVEGLTLKHYLEIQPGGRIPVDQAWRLLQPVMDALRAVHKEGLLHRDLAPDNIYITRDGRVKLLDFGAARFAAGEHSRSLSIILKPGYAPEEQYRSRGKQGPWTDVYGLAATLYRAITGTVPPEALDRLDQDDLVAPSRLGIAITAGQEAVLLKALAVKADARYSSMQGLQEGWREVRSVQAKPLASAPTQPTSPQLISGRYRALGPNGAIIEDLTTGLHWMRCSLGQQWNGVACVGIATKLTWKKALRQGRGLSFAGQTDWRVPTKDELRTLVYCSRGRPKTWNDTGGRCEGDYERPTIDQAAFPGTPDFWFWSSSPPAFFSVSAWSVNFGGGYVSDRYKDGMRYVRLVRAGK comes from the coding sequence ATGGACACCGCGCGCACCTCGCATTGCCCCCACTGCTTCGACGCACTGCCTTCCACACCCTGCGCGCACTGCGGCTGGGAGCCTGGCGCGGACAACCCGCCCCCGTCGCTGGCCTTGGGCACCCTGCTCGACGGGCGCTACCGTATCGGCCGGGTGCTCGGACATGGCGGGTTCGGCATCACCTATCTGGCGCGGGACGAGAATCTGCAACTGCGTCTGGCGATCAAGGAGTATCTGCCGCGCGACTGTGCCACGCGCGCCCCGGACGGGGTGAGTCTGGCGATCTACTCCGGTCAGGCCGGCGAGCAATTCGCCTACGGACTGGAGCGTTTTCTGGAGGAGGCGCGCGCCCTCGCGCGTTTCGATCAACATCCCGGCATCGTTACCGTCAAGAGCTTCTTCCGTGCGCACGGCACCGGCTACTGCGTGATGGACTATGTCGAGGGGCTGACCCTCAAACATTATCTGGAGATCCAGCCCGGCGGGCGCATCCCCGTCGATCAGGCGTGGCGGTTGCTGCAACCGGTGATGGATGCCCTGCGCGCGGTCCACAAAGAAGGTTTGCTGCATCGCGACCTGGCGCCGGACAACATCTACATCACGCGCGACGGGCGGGTGAAGCTGCTCGACTTCGGGGCGGCGCGCTTTGCGGCCGGGGAGCACAGCCGCAGTCTCTCCATCATCCTCAAACCCGGCTATGCCCCGGAGGAGCAGTACCGCAGCCGCGGCAAGCAGGGCCCGTGGACGGATGTCTATGGCCTGGCCGCGACTCTGTATCGCGCCATCACCGGGACCGTGCCGCCGGAGGCGCTGGATCGGCTGGACCAGGATGATCTAGTTGCCCCGTCCCGGCTCGGGATTGCCATCACGGCGGGGCAGGAGGCGGTCTTGCTCAAGGCGTTGGCGGTGAAGGCCGACGCGCGGTATTCCAGCATGCAGGGCTTGCAGGAGGGTTGGCGGGAGGTCCGGAGCGTTCAGGCGAAGCCGCTGGCCAGCGCACCGACTCAGCCAACATCGCCCCAACTGATTTCCGGTCGCTACCGAGCGCTGGGTCCGAACGGCGCCATCATCGAAGACCTCACCACCGGGTTGCACTGGATGCGATGCAGCCTGGGCCAGCAGTGGAACGGCGTCGCCTGTGTCGGGATCGCGACGAAGCTGACATGGAAGAAAGCGCTACGGCAGGGTCGGGGACTGTCTTTCGCCGGCCAAACCGATTGGCGTGTGCCGACGAAGGATGAGTTGCGGACCCTGGTCTATTGCTCCAGAGGCCGGCCCAAGACCTGGAATGACACCGGTGGTCGCTGTGAAGGTGATTACGAGCGCCCGACGATCGATCAAGCCGCCTTCCCGGGTACGCCAGATTTCTGGTTCTGGTCTTCGTCGCCGCCTGCCTTCTTTTCGGTCAGCGCGTGGAGCGTTAATTTCGGCGGTGGCTACGTCAGCGACCGCTATAAGGACGGCATGAGATACGTTCGGCTCGTGCGCGCGGGAAAGTGA
- a CDS encoding DUF1566 domain-containing protein encodes MDTATMAACPNCFGDLSATPCPHCGWQPGSDNPPPALALGTLLDGRYRIGRVLGHGGFGITYLARDENLQLRLAIKEYLPRDCATRAPDGVSLAIYSGQAGEQFAYGLDRFLDEARALARFDQHPGVVTVKSFFRAHGTGYCVMDYVEGLTLKQYLERQPGGRIPVEQAWRLLQPVMDALRAVHKEGLLHRDLAPDNIYITRDGRVKLLDFGAARFAAGEHSRSLSIILKPGYAPEEQYRSRGKQGPWTDVYGLAATLYRAIIGTVPPEALDRLDQDDLVAPSRLGIAITAGQEAVLLKALAVKAAARYPTMQDMQEAWREVERAQEKPAASAPPPASTEAPLVSATPTSEPEGPSPKRSGRSGVGGLLAFIAISVLAFAGLSQIDVTDDSPSSSSSSRPPLLETLPATSPSRPVSPDVISDRYRPLGPNGAIIEDLTTGLQWMRCSQGQQWNGVVCVGAAAKLTWNEAMRQARGLSFAGQTDWRVPTKDELRTLVYCSSGRPETWKDTDALCEGDYERPTIDQAAFPGMPGFLFWSSSPYAGDSDYAWYVYFSGGSVYNGYGKDSAKYVRLVRAGQ; translated from the coding sequence ATGGACACCGCGACGATGGCAGCCTGCCCCAACTGTTTCGGCGATTTGAGCGCCACCCCCTGTCCACACTGCGGCTGGCAGCCGGGCTCGGACAATCCGCCGCCGGCACTGGCCTTGGGCACCCTGCTCGACGGACGCTACCGCATCGGGCGGGTGCTGGGTCACGGCGGGTTCGGCATCACCTATCTGGCGCGGGACGAGAATCTCCAACTGCGTCTGGCGATCAAGGAGTATCTGCCGCGCGACTGCGCGACGCGTGCCCCGGACGGGGTCAGTCTGGCGATCTACTCGGGTCAGGCCGGCGAGCAATTCGCCTACGGGCTGGACCGTTTTCTGGACGAGGCCCGCGCACTCGCCCGCTTCGATCAGCATCCCGGCGTCGTCACCGTCAAGAGCTTCTTCCGTGCCCACGGTACCGGCTACTGCGTCATGGACTATGTCGAGGGGCTGACGCTCAAGCAATACCTGGAGCGTCAACCCGGCGGGCGCATCCCGGTCGAGCAGGCGTGGCGGTTGCTGCAACCCGTGATGGACGCCCTGCGGGCGGTGCATAAAGAAGGTCTGCTGCATCGCGATCTGGCGCCGGACAACATCTACATCACCCGTGACGGGCGGGTGAAGCTGCTCGATTTCGGGGCCGCGCGCTTCGCCGCCGGGGAGCACAGTCGCAGTCTCTCCATCATCCTCAAGCCCGGCTATGCCCCGGAGGAGCAGTACCGCTCACGCGGCAAGCAGGGGCCTTGGACGGATGTCTACGGTCTGGCCGCGACGCTCTACCGCGCCATCATCGGGACCGTGCCGCCGGAAGCACTGGATCGGCTGGACCAGGATGATCTGGTCGCCCCGTCCCGGCTCGGGATTGCCATCACGGCGGGGCAGGAGGCGGTCTTGCTCAAGGCGTTGGCGGTGAAGGCCGCTGCGCGGTATCCGACGATGCAAGACATGCAGGAGGCATGGCGCGAGGTCGAGCGCGCGCAAGAGAAGCCGGCGGCCAGCGCGCCGCCGCCCGCGTCAACAGAAGCTCCGCTGGTTTCCGCCACACCGACATCCGAGCCAGAAGGGCCATCGCCCAAAAGATCAGGGCGCTCTGGCGTTGGCGGGTTGCTTGCGTTCATCGCGATCAGCGTGCTTGCTTTTGCGGGACTCAGCCAGATCGATGTGACCGACGATTCGCCCTCGTCCTCGTCTTCGTCACGTCCACCCTTGCTCGAGACCTTGCCAGCGACTTCGCCTTCGCGACCAGTCTCACCGGATGTCATTTCCGACCGTTACCGACCTCTGGGCCCGAACGGCGCCATCATCGAAGATCTCACCACCGGCCTGCAATGGATGCGATGCAGTCAAGGCCAGCAGTGGAACGGCGTCGTCTGTGTCGGGGCCGCGGCGAAGCTGACATGGAATGAGGCGATGCGGCAGGCACGCGGACTGTCTTTCGCTGGCCAGACCGATTGGCGCGTACCGACAAAGGATGAGCTGCGGACCCTGGTCTATTGCTCCAGTGGCCGGCCTGAAACATGGAAGGATACGGATGCTCTCTGTGAAGGTGATTACGAGCGCCCGACGATCGATCAAGCCGCCTTCCCGGGTATGCCAGGTTTCTTGTTCTGGTCTTCGTCGCCGTATGCCGGCGACTCGGACTACGCGTGGTACGTCTATTTCAGCGGTGGCAGCGTCTACAACGGCTACGGTAAGGACTCCGCGAAGTACGTTCGGCTCGTGCGCGCGGGACAGTGA
- a CDS encoding DUF1566 domain-containing protein, with amino-acid sequence MGTLLDGRHRIGRVLGHGGFGITYLARDDNLQLRLAIKEYLPRDCATRAPDGVSLAIYSGQAGEQFAYGLERFLEEARALARFDQHPGIVTVKSFFRAHGTGYCVMDYVEGLTLKHYLESQPGGRIPVDQAWRLLQPVMDALRAVHKEGLLHRDLAPDNIYVTREGRIKLLDFGAARFATGEHSRSLSIILKPGYAPEEQYRSRGKQGPWTDVYGLAATLYRAVTGTVPPEALDRLDRDELVAPSRLLGIAITPAQEAVLLKALAVKAAQRYSSIEQFRDAWVTAKTNQGDLKDTPSFGIKEPAVKQVDLESQYKLEGTPKLGDASVSPQKRNNRFGHILLSFGAAIFFLVILAAGPEDPSTERNEESEAIDSPFTPDRISDRYRPLDSDGAIIEDLTTGLQWMRCSQGQRWNGVACDGTAAKLTWDEAMRRARVLSFAGKTDWRVPEKEELLTLDYCSSGQPTTWNDTGAFCEGDFKRPTIDQAAFPNTPQMLFWSSSPHTYGSGSAWSVNFSSGSVYPYGKSFTRHVRLVRASEVIDSPLVTQSVPSLMPTEDRGATNTSHAPLSNGCPSELVELESRFTSHLNRFALTSDPSGDHAKGTLQQVLALLQSDDKCIWNGVNLTKEQIEADGLRQISNKYVELSDSAGLRSDLEDEWKWISLGLELDPTSNALRDRSLDYWQSSADEGDAVAQFFLGWTYQGRGDTQDDARAVIWYRKAAEQGDSDAQYNLGVMYLEGRGVAQDDRQAVSWFRKAAEQGNASAQTNLGWMYDEGRGVAQDDGQAVSWYRKAAEQGMPSGNTISA; translated from the coding sequence TTGGGCACCCTGCTCGACGGACGCCATCGTATCGGGCGGGTTCTCGGGCACGGCGGGTTCGGCATCACCTATCTGGCCCGGGACGACAACCTCCAACTGCGTCTGGCGATCAAGGAGTATCTGCCGCGCGACTGTGCCACGCGCGCCCCGGACGGGGTGAGTTTGGCGATCTACTCCGGTCAGGCCGGCGAGCAATTCGCCTACGGACTGGAGCGTTTTCTGGAGGAGGCGCGCGCCCTCGCGCGTTTCGATCAACATCCCGGCATCGTTACCGTCAAGAGCTTCTTCCGTGCGCACGGCACCGGCTACTGCGTGATGGACTATGTCGAGGGGCTGACCCTCAAACATTATCTGGAGAGTCAGCCCGGCGGGCGCATCCCCGTCGATCAGGCGTGGCGGTTGCTGCAACCGGTGATGGACGCCCTGCGCGCGGTGCATAAAGAAGGACTGCTGCATCGTGATCTGGCGCCGGACAACATCTACGTCACGCGCGAGGGCCGCATCAAATTGCTCGACTTCGGCGCCGCGCGCTTTGCCACCGGCGAGCACAGTCGCAGTCTCTCGATCATCCTAAAGCCAGGATATGCTCCGGAGGAGCAATATCGCAGTCGCGGCAAACAGGGGCCATGGACGGACGTCTATGGTTTGGCCGCCACTCTCTACCGCGCCGTTACCGGGACCGTGCCACCCGAGGCGCTGGATCGGCTGGACCGGGATGAGTTGGTTGCTCCGTCCCGGTTACTTGGGATCGCCATCACCCCCGCACAGGAGGCGGTCTTGCTCAAGGCTCTGGCGGTCAAGGCTGCTCAGCGCTATTCGTCTATCGAGCAGTTTCGTGATGCATGGGTGACAGCCAAAACCAATCAAGGTGATCTCAAGGATACGCCGTCTTTCGGGATAAAAGAGCCTGCTGTTAAGCAGGTCGATCTTGAGTCTCAATACAAATTAGAAGGTACACCAAAGCTAGGTGATGCCTCTGTGTCTCCGCAGAAGAGAAACAACAGATTCGGGCACATACTGTTGAGTTTTGGGGCAGCAATCTTTTTTCTGGTGATTCTAGCGGCAGGGCCGGAAGACCCATCAACCGAGCGAAATGAAGAATCTGAAGCGATTGACTCTCCATTCACACCGGATCGAATCTCCGACCGCTACCGGCCGCTGGATTCGGACGGCGCCATCATCGAAGATCTCACCACCGGCCTGCAATGGATGCGATGCAGCCAAGGCCAGCGTTGGAATGGCGTCGCTTGCGACGGGACGGCGGCGAAGCTGACTTGGGATGAGGCGATGCGGCGGGCGCGGGTTCTGTCTTTCGCCGGCAAGACTGATTGGCGGGTGCCGGAGAAGGAAGAACTGTTGACCCTGGACTATTGCTCCAGCGGACAGCCCACGACGTGGAACGATACGGGTGCTTTCTGTGAAGGTGACTTCAAGCGCCCGACGATCGATCAAGCCGCCTTCCCAAATACGCCACAGATGTTGTTCTGGTCTTCGTCGCCGCATACCTACGGTTCGGGCAGCGCGTGGAGCGTCAATTTCAGCAGTGGCTCCGTCTACCCCTACGGTAAGAGCTTCACGAGGCACGTCCGGCTCGTGCGTGCATCTGAAGTGATCGACTCTCCATTGGTAACGCAATCCGTTCCGTCTTTAATGCCGACCGAAGATCGAGGGGCAACGAATACTTCGCATGCACCATTGTCCAATGGTTGCCCCTCAGAGCTCGTCGAGCTGGAAAGCCGGTTTACTTCGCACTTGAATCGGTTTGCTTTAACAAGTGATCCATCAGGTGATCACGCAAAAGGCACGCTTCAGCAAGTTCTCGCACTACTGCAGTCTGACGACAAGTGTATTTGGAACGGAGTCAATCTAACAAAGGAACAGATTGAAGCTGATGGTCTTCGTCAGATCTCGAACAAATATGTAGAGCTTTCAGATAGCGCGGGCTTGCGTTCGGATCTGGAGGATGAATGGAAGTGGATTTCCCTCGGTCTGGAATTGGATCCAACAAGCAATGCGCTGCGTGACCGGAGTCTGGATTATTGGCAATCGTCAGCGGATGAAGGCGATGCTGTTGCGCAATTCTTCCTCGGTTGGACGTACCAAGGTCGAGGTGATACACAGGATGATGCGCGTGCGGTGATTTGGTATCGCAAGGCCGCCGAGCAGGGGGATTCCGACGCGCAATACAATCTCGGCGTAATGTACCTGGAAGGTCGCGGCGTGGCGCAGGATGATCGGCAAGCGGTGAGCTGGTTTCGGAAAGCCGCCGAGCAGGGGAATGCCAGCGCGCAAACCAATCTCGGCTGGATGTACGACGAAGGTCGAGGCGTGGCGCAGGACGACGGTCAGGCGGTGAGCTGGTATCGGAAGGCCGCCGAGCAGGGGATGCCGTCGGGCAATACAATCTCGGCTTGA
- a CDS encoding tetratricopeptide repeat protein → MYREGRGVAQDDGQAVSWFRKAAEQGNASAQTNLGWMYDEGRGVAQDDGQAVSWYRKAAEQGDAVGQYNLGLMYREGRGVAQDDGQAVSWFRKAAEQGDADAQQALDSLLGR, encoded by the coding sequence ATGTACCGGGAAGGTCGTGGCGTGGCGCAGGACGACGGTCAGGCGGTGAGCTGGTTTCGGAAGGCCGCCGAGCAGGGGAATGCCAGCGCGCAAACCAATCTCGGCTGGATGTACGACGAAGGTCGAGGCGTGGCGCAGGACGACGGTCAGGCGGTGAGCTGGTATCGGAAGGCCGCCGAGCAGGGGGATGCCGTCGGGCAATACAATCTCGGCTTGATGTACCGGGAAGGTCGTGGCGTGGCGCAGGACGACGGTCAGGCGGTGAGCTGGTTTCGGAAGGCCGCCGAGCAGGGGGATGCCGACGCCCAACAAGCACTTGATTCATTGCTCGGTCGGTAA